From one Rhineura floridana isolate rRhiFlo1 chromosome 4, rRhiFlo1.hap2, whole genome shotgun sequence genomic stretch:
- the ATP7B gene encoding copper-transporting ATPase 2 isoform X5, whose protein sequence is MTCNSCAKSIESSVSRRKGVVCISVSLTEGTAIVYYSSILTNSEELRAAIEDMGFDASVLTDTTGGRPPTVGGNGKEPSMLTSASLRSEARSELSYGDVLSQKKNMYNDPPKPSNTGTTDKCFMQVTGMTCASCVSSIEKNLEKEDGIVSVLVALMAGKVEVKYKPDRIQPLEIAQMIDNLGFGASIMQDYPGSDGSIDLKVLGMTCASCVHSIESKLTKTPGVLHASLVLATSKAHVRFDPEVVGPRDIINVIEGIGFQASLAKRDPKDHNLDHKEEIQKWRKSFLYSLLFGIPVLILMIYMLIPAGQQHGSMVLEQNLIPGLSVLNLLFFVLCTFVQFLGGWYFYVQAYKSLKHKMANMDVLIVLATSIAYIYSCAILMVAIAEKAEQSPITFFDTPPMLFVFISLGRWLEHIAKSKTSEALAKLISLQATEAVVVTLGADNCVIREEQVPVELVQRGDVVKVVPGGKFPVDGKVIEGNSMADESLITGEAMPVVKKLGSTVIAGSLNAHGSVLVKATHVGSDTTLAQIVKLVEEAQMSKAPIQQLADKFSGYFVPFIVIISTATLVAWIVIGFIHFDIVLKYFIHHSKHISKTEVILRFAFQTSITVLCIACPCSLGLATPTAVMVGTGVAAQNGILIKGGKPLEMAHKVKTVMFDKTGTITYGVPRVMRVLLLGDTDTTLPLKKMLAVVGTAEASSEHPLGMAVTRYCKEELGTEILGYCKDFQAVPGCGISCNVGSIETVLGETEQHLNSPNPHGDIGRGAADKSPQTLISKLGDAAAPQTYSVLIGNREWMRRNGLHISSDVHDAMTGHEMKGHTAILVAIDGLLCGMIAIADTVKPEAALAMHILQNMGVDVVLITGDNRKTAKAIATQVGIRKVFAEVLPSHKVAKVQELQTAGKRVAMVGDGVNDSPALARADVGIAIGTGTDVAIEAADVVLIRNDLMDVVASIHLSKRTVKRIRINLILALIYNLLGIPIAAGVFMPIGIVLQPWMGSAAMAASSVSVLLSSLQLKWRIAGIFLPGCTTRSNYRKMDMERYEAQAQGCMKPLTPSQVSVHIGMDDRRRDLPRSGARDDIGQVSLCTLTSDRRPKHLGNSLGNEADKWSLLTNNQDEDHCI, encoded by the exons ATGACCTGCAATTCCTGTGCAAAATCCATCGAAAGCTCCGTATCGCGAAGGAAAGGGGTGGTGTGTATATCTGTGTCTTTAACTGAAGGCACTGCCATTGTATACTACAGTTCAATTCTAACAAACTCTGAAGAACTGAGAGCTGCTATAGAAGACATGGGATTTGATGCATCTGTCCTAACAG ATACCACCGGTGGAAGACCCCCTACTGTTGGAGGTAACGGTAAAGAGCCCAGTATGCTGACCTCTGCTTCCTTGAGAAGTGAAGCTCGTTCAGAGTTGTCGTATGGAGATGTTTTGTCACAGAAAAAGAACATGTATAATGACCCTCCAAAGCCATCCAATACAGGAACAACTGATAAATGTTTCATGCAGGTCACAGGCATGACTTGTGCATCGTGTGTATCGAGCATTGAGAAGAACCTGGAAAAAGAagatg GAATAGTTTCTGTGCTTGTTGCCTTAATGGCAGGGAAAGTTGAAGTAAAATATAAGCCAGACAGAATTCAGCCTCTTGAAATAGCCCAGATGATTGATAACTTGGGTTTTGGAGCTTCAATCATGCAAGATTACCCTGGTTCGGATGGCAGTATAGATCTTAAG GTCCTAGGGATGACCTGTGCTTCATGTGTTCATAGCATTGAATCCAAACTTACGAAAACACCCGGTGTTCTTCATGCATCTCTAGTGTTGGCTACTTCCAAAGCTCATGTCCGTTTTGACCCTGAAGTTGTTGGTCCTCGAGATATTATAAATGTTATTGAG GGAATTGGTTTTCAAGCATCGTTGGCTAAAAGAGATCCAAAGGATCATAACTTGGATCACAAAGAGGAGATCCAAAA ATGGAGGAAATCGTTTTTATACAGCCTGCTCTTCGGTATCCCTGTCTTGATTTTAATGATTTACATGCTGATACCTGCTGGTCAGCAGCATGGATCAATGGTGCTGGAGCAAAACCTAATTCCTGGATTATCTGTTCTAAACCTTCTCTTCTTCGTTCTTTGTACTTTTGTTCAG TTCCTTGGCGGATGGTACTTCTATGTCCAAGCCTACAAGTCACTGAAGCACAAGATGGCCAATATGGATGTCCTCATCGTGCTGGCCACATCTATAGCTTATATCTACTCATGCGCCATTTTGATGGTTGCCATAGCTGAAAAGGCAGAACAGAGCCCCATCACCTTTTTTGACACCCCTCCAATGCTGTTTGTTTTCATATCTCTTGGACGGTGGCTGGAACACATAGCCAAG AGTAAAACATCAGAGGCACTTGCCAAATTAATATCTCTTCAAGCTACGGAAGCTGTTGTAGTGACGCTTGGAGCTGACAATTGTGTCATCAG AGAGGAACAAGTGCCTGTTGAACTGGTTCAACGAGGAGATGTCGTAAAGGTGGTACCTGGTGGGAAATTTCCAGTTGATGGAAAAGTAATTGAAGGCAACTCTATGGCAGATGAATCCCTTATCACCG gagaagccatgcctgtcgTGAAGAAACTGGGCAGCACAGTAATTGCAGGCTCTCTGAATGCGCACGGCTCTGTGCTTGTGAAAGCAACTCATGTTGGCTCTGATACCACCCTGGCACAAATTGTGAAACTGGTAGAAGAAGCTCAGATGTCAAAG GCACCCATCCAGCAGCTGGCTGACAAATTTAGTGGATATTTTGTCCCTTTTATAGTAATAATTTCTACTGCAACTCTGGTAGCCTGGATTGTAATCGGATTTATACACTTTGATATTGTGCTGAAATACTTTATT CACCACAGTAAACACATCTCGAAAACTGAAGTCATCCTGCGATTTGCCTTTCAGACCTCCATCACAGTCCTGTGCATTGCATGCCCTTGTTCCTTGGGTCTGGCTACCCCAACCGCTGTGATGGTGGGAACTGGAGTTGCTGCACAAAATGGTATTCTCATCAAAGGTGGGAAACCCCTGGAAATGGCACACAAG GTAAAAACTGTGATGTTTGATAAAACAGGGACGATCACCTATGGAGTTCCTAGAGTCATGAGAGTCCTCTTGCTAGGAGACACAGATACTACCCTGCCTCTGAAGAAGATGCTTGCTGTTGTTGGCACTGCAGAAGCCAGCAGTGAGCATCCTTTAGGAATGGCTGTCACTCGATATTGCAAAGAG GAGCTTGGCACAGAGATCCTAGGGTACTGCAAAGATTTTCAAGCTGTCCCTGGATGTGGAATAAGCTGTAACGTTGGCAGTATTGAAACTGtgctaggtgaaactgagcagcaCTTGAACAGTCCAAATCCGCACGGTGACATTGGGAGAGGGGCTGCAGATAAGAGTCCACAGACTCTGATCTCCAAATTGGGAG ATGCAGCAGCCCCTCAGACTTACTCTGTGCTGATTGGAAATCGGGAATGGATGAGACGGAATGGCTTGCACATCTCCAGCGATGTTCATGATGCAATGACTGGCCATGAAATGAAGGGACATACAGCTATACTGGTTGCTATAGATG GTTTACTTTGTGGCATGATTGCCATAGCAGACACAGTGAAGCCAGAGGCAGCTCTAGCAATGCACATACTGCAAAATATGGGAGTGGATGTGGTGCTTATAACCGGAGATAACAGGAAAACGGCCAAAGCAATTGCAACTCAG GTTGGGATCAGAAAAGTCTTTGCTGAGGTTCTACCATCTCACAAAGTAGCCAAGGTCCAGGaactccaaacagcaggaaaaaggGTTGCCATGGTCGGAGATGGAGTCAACGACTCGCCAGCTTTGGCAAGGGCTGATGTTGGCATTGCAATTGGTACAGGCACAGATGTTGCCATTGAGGCAGCCGATGTCGTTCTTATTCGT AATGATTTAATGGATGTGGTCGCAAGTATCCATCTATCCAAGAGGACAGTGAAAAGGATACGAATAAATCTAATCCTGGCCTTAATATACAATCTCCTTGGCATACCCATAGCAGCAG GAGTATTTATGCCTATTGGAATTGTGCTACAACCATGGATGGGATCAGCTGCAATGGCGGCATCATCAGTATCCGTTCTGCTCTCTTCCCTGCAGCTAAAATG GAGGATTGCTGGGATTTTCCTTCCTGGTTGTACAACTAGATCCAA CTACAGAAAAATGGATATGGAAAGATATGAAGCACAAGCTCAAGGGTGCATGAagccactgactccttcccaagTCAGTGTCCATATAGGAATGGATGATAGGAGAAGAGACCTGCCCAGGTCAGGTGCTCGAGATGATATCGGTCAAGTATCCCTTTGTACCCTGACATCGGACAGACGGCCAAAGCATTTGGGTAATTCCCTAGGGAATGAAGCAGACAAATGGTCACTACTCACGAACAATCAAGATGAAGACCACTGTATTTAA